A single Octopus sinensis unplaced genomic scaffold, ASM634580v1 Contig13973, whole genome shotgun sequence DNA region contains:
- the LOC115229974 gene encoding tigger transposable element-derived protein 6-like, with product MINEKRKIVLILDNASCHRNTEYSNVYLLFLPKNTTALIQPLDMGIIKSFKSLYFNKLIDFTLICEKEQLSDLNLNNVNLRQVITVVGEAWKMMSETTIINCWQKINENRSKISDNVQLDEELIDDVISDVISMDSTDIIEDKITYDGYESKKSSIKEIINIVNSLEDNIFSTCPQFLKIYYEFRKNLSGELKKNQFGEKITDYF from the coding sequence ATGatcaatgaaaagagaaaaattgtcttAATACTGGATAATGCGAGCTGTCACAGAAATACAGAATATtccaatgtttatttactttttcttcccAAAAATACGACCGCTTTAATTCAACCCCTAGATATGGGAATAATAAAATCCTTCAAGTCCCTCTATTTCAATAAACTGATTGATTTtactcttatatgtgaaaaagaaCAGCTTTCTGATTTGAATTTGAATAATGTCAATCTTAGACAAGTCATTACAGTTGTCGGGGAGGCATGGAAAATGATGTCAGAGACAACGATAATTAATTGCtggcagaaaataaatgaaaacagatcAAAAATTTCGGATAATGTACAGTTGGACGAAGAATTAATAGATGACGTGATTTCAGATGTTATTTCAATGGATTCGACAGATATTATTGAGGACAAAATTACTTATGATGGATATGAATCTAAAAAATCATCAATTAAAGAAATCATAAACATCGTGAATTCTCTAGAAGATAATATTTTCAGTACATGTCCACAATTTTTGAAAATCTACTACGAATTTAGAAAAAACCTATCAggagaactgaaaaaaaaccaaTTCGGTGagaaaattactgattacttttaa
- the LOC115229973 gene encoding tigger transposable element-derived protein 6-like, producing MRIARSNTSGAYRSGESSKIFSGVKERSVNKPFNEGSLRSSVYRPSKNTDTSQHNPSFSKQSFRVATRDISSPQSSKPDKSPAMATKIVRSSFIDRMRPGSKKQLSGLIQLDSPSPASTIFSRIKQNFVYYFDAGLTESDRIKESHDPNNELDRLVFETFLRLRDEFLPISGTILKLIAKKLSKKINYESFKASNGWLDRFKKRHELLFKTISGEKNSSDLSTVSNFFADYDNCLETVGSENIFNCDETALYIKRTPSKSFVQFDKCNGIKMSKEKVTLLLCCNALGEKLKPLLIGKFKSPRCLKNFNAEDHGVLYAASKNSWMTSVFLGNGYGK from the exons ATGAGGATTGCTCGATCCAACACGAGCGGGGCATACAGATCTGGGGAGTCTTCGAAGATATTCTCGGGTGTCAAGGAGAG atCAGTCAACAAGCCATTCAACGAGGGTTCTCTCCGCTCCTCCGTCTACCGTCCGTCCAAGAACACAGATACATCTCAACACAACCCTTCGTTCTCCAAGCAGTCATTCAGAGTTGCCACAAGAGACATAAGTTCACCTCAATCGTCCAAACCTGACAAGTCCCCGGCAATGGCCACTAAAATAGTCCGCAGCTCATTTATCGACAGAATGAGACCTGGTTCTAAAAA GCAATTAAGTGGACTTATCCAGTTAGACTCGCCGTCACCTGCAA gTACTATTTTTTCTCgcattaaacaaaattttgtttattattttgacgCGGGATTAACTGAATCCGATAGAATCAAGGAATCACATGATCCAAATAATGAATTAGATAGAttagtttttgaaacttttctaCGTCTGAGAGAtgaatttcttccaatttctggAACTATCTTAAAACTGAttgcaaaaaaattatctaaaaagatAAATTATGAATCATTTAAGGCATCAAATGGATGGCTAGACCGGTTCAAGAAAAGACACGAGTTgctatttaaaactataagtgGAGAAAAGAATTCATCTGACCTTTCTACGGTTTCcaatttttttgctgattatGACAACTGTTTGGAAACTGTaggaagtgaaaatatttttaactgtgaTGAAACAGCTTTATACATAAAGCGAACGCCGTCGAAATCTTTTGTTCAATTTGACAAATGCAATGGAATTAAAATGAGCAAAGAGAAAGTTACCCTTCTCCTTTGTTGTAATGCACTTGGTGAAAAGTTAAAACCTCTATTAATTGGAAAATTCAAATCTCCTaggtgtttaaaaaattttaacgcTGAGGATCACGGAGTACTATATGCTGCATCAAAAAATTCGTGGATGACTAGTGTATTTTTGGGAAATGGTTATGGAAAGTAA
- the LOC115229972 gene encoding LOW QUALITY PROTEIN: MAP/microtubule affinity-regulating kinase 3-like (The sequence of the model RefSeq protein was modified relative to this genomic sequence to represent the inferred CDS: substituted 2 bases at 2 genomic stop codons), which yields MEKMEHPSIGESAVLIRSQIVPSDRQGEHSLLGYGVPLRGLTLLFNCRRDIRLFGGPRTHEGTGCSSQIPPDCVRSPVLPPKVYRPSRSEGEKYTGPEVDVWSLGVILYTLISGALPFDGHNLKVPNCAHSQEVREKVLSGRFRVPFYMSSECEHLIKKLMSQSSAKRPSLEVVXEVKWXTVMKDKWINLGYEDDNLTPFIEPSDQSLDEECIGYTILTFSDKIIKMGYKRAEVVESIKMRAFDDISATYDILRATKVILADDRQASAVSVNERVKSI from the exons ATGGAGAAAATGGAGCATCCAAGCATTGGTGAGAGTGCAGTGCTTATTCGTAGTCAAATTGTACCAAGTGATAGACAAGGAGAACACTCTCTACTTGGCTATGGAGTACCTCTCCGGGGGTTGACTCTTCTTTTCAACTGCAGGCGAGATATTCGACTATTTGGTGGCCCACGGACGCATGAAGGAACGGGATGCTCGAGCCAAATTCCGCCAGATTGTGTCCGCAGTCCAGTACTGCCACCAAAAGTTTATCGTCCATCGAGATCTGAAG GAGAGAAGTACACTGGACCAGAAGTAGATGTGTGGAGTCTGGGAGTGATTCTTTACACTCTTATAAGCGGGGCCCTCCCTTTCGACGGACATAACCTCAAGGTACCTAATTGTGCTCACAGTCAGGAAGTCCGGGAGAAGGTATTGTCTGGACGATTTCGTGTCCCGTTTTACATGTCGTCGGAGTGTGAGCATTTGATTAAGAAATTGATGTCCCAGAGTTCTGCCAAGCGTCCATCTCTGGAGGTTGTATAGGAAGTTAAATGGTAGACGGTCAtgaaggacaaatggattaacttGGGGTACGAGGACGACAATCTCACACCTTTTATCGAGCCGTCCGACCAGTCGTTGGACGAGGAGTGCATTGGTTACACTATTCTGACATTTtcagataaaattataaaaatgggCTATAAGCGTGCGGAAGTAGTGGAATCTATCAAAATGCGTGCATTCGACGACATTTCTGCGACTTATGACATATTGCGGGCTACCAAGGTAATCCTTGCTGATGATAGACAGGCATCTGCTGTGTCCGTGAACGAGCGAGTGAAGAGTATATGA